From Nicotiana tabacum cultivar K326 chromosome 20, ASM71507v2, whole genome shotgun sequence, one genomic window encodes:
- the LOC107818955 gene encoding ABC transporter C family member 8 isoform X1: MMTYHIFEYTDTAGEFLWICGGEFNWGSLCIHRAIVDALNLLLVFLFLLVLLVSSMRKIRIFCGYRKDWKTLGISVCCAVVSIVYFGLGLWELTSSKDGGVSQLSWLQYVVHGLIWISLTVSLLVQGSKWIQILISAWWIIFFVLISTLNIEVSIKTHSIPALEVVTWLVSFLIFLSALSTFYHIFSQSYSKQNLLEPLLVDQPDHNQISISQDSLFSKLSFSWVNGLLRLGNSKTLALEDIPCLGSEDEAILAYEQLSREWQALRREKHQNNSENLLIKAIARVYWKQMVIAGALVLLRIFAVVIAPLMLYAFVAYSSRERRTFLEGVLLVGCLVIDKVVDSFSSRHFLFYSRRIGMRMRSALMMAVYEKQLKLSSLGRHRHSTGEIVNYIAVDAYRMGESPMWFHSAWGFGLQIFLAVIVLFGVVGLGAIPGLVPLVICGLLNVPFAKLLQKCQSEFMIAQDKRLRCISEILNSMKIIKLQSWEENFKNSIGLHRENEFKWLAEIQIKKAYGTLLYWMSPTIVSCVIFLGLVLLGSAPFDAATIFTVLAALRCMSEPVRMIPEALSALIQVKVSFDRINSFLLEDEIKPEDVMTSSMGDSDHSVCIVGGHFTWDPQSPDALLKNLNFQAKRGQKIAVCGPVGAGKSSLLYAILGEIPKTAGTVHVFGSIAYVSQTAWIQSGTLRDNILFGRSMDENKYQEAVKVSALDKDIDSFAYGDLTEIGQRGLNMSGGQKQRIQLARAVYSDADIYILDDPFSAVDAHTASTLFNDCVMTALKNKTVILVTHQVEFLSEVDQILVMESGQITQSGSYNELLMSGMAFEQLVNAHINVVAGLDPLAYKDEHEPYTGHRNEPEETEKPYIVKENSQKEVSLKPGIQLTEEEEKETETYMWKLFLDYVVISKGSLFLCCNILTQAGFVAFQAAASYWIAIAIQTPKFSHLMVIGVYTLISLVSAFFVYLRSLFAALLGLKASKAFFSGFTDSIFSAPMLFFDSTPVGRILIRASSDLSVLDFDMPFSYAYVMAAGIELLAIIGIMASVTWQVLLVGIVATVGSKYVQEHYQPSAKELMRINGTTKAPVMNYATETSLGVATIRAFGAVDRFFQNYLKLVDADAKVFFCSNGAMEWLVFRTEALQNLTLFTAAFLLVSIPKGFVSTGLIGLSLSYALVLTNTQVFLSRWYSSLANYVISAERIKQFMHIPPEPPAIVEENRPPSSWPTNGRIELLDLKIRYRPNSPLVLKGITCTFSEGTRVGVVGRTGSGKTTLISALFRLVEPYSGQVIIDGINVCSIGLKDLRSKLSIIPQEPTLFKGSIRTNLDPLGLYSDDEIWKALEKCQLKATISTLPNLLDSSVSDEGGNWSMGQRQLFCLGRVLLRRNKILVLDEATASIDSATDAILQRIIREEFSNCTVLTVAHRVPTVIDSDMVMVLSFGELVEYDQPSKLMQTNSSFAKLVAEYWSSCRRSSLQKMDSYIS, translated from the exons CATTGCTTGTTCAAGGATCCAAATGGATCCAAATCTTGATATCAGCTTGGTGGATCATTTTCTTTGTGTTGATTTCCACTCTCAATATTGAAGTTTCCATAAAAACACACAGCATCCCGGCTCTAGAAGTGGTGACATGGCTAGTGTCTTTCTTGATTTTCCTTTCTGCCTTAAGCACCTTTTATCACATCTTTTCTCAATCCTATTCAAAACAGAATTTGTTAGAACCTCTACTAGTTGATCAACCTGATCACAACCAAATTAGTATAAGCCAGGATAGTCTTTTTAGCAAGTTGTCATTTTCTTGGGTTAATGGTTTGCTTCGCTTGGGAAACTCAAAAACATTAGCTCTTGAAGACATTCCTTGTCTAGGATCTGAGGATGAAGCGATCTTAGCATACGAGCAACTTTCTCGTGAGTGGCAAGCACTCCGAAGGGAGAAGCATCAAAACAATTCAGAAAACTTACTCATTAAGGCCATAGCAAGAGTTTACTGGAAACAAATGGTTATTGCTGGAGCATTAGTACTTCTCAGGATTTTTGCTGTTGTAATTGCTCCTTTAATGCTATATGCATTTGTGGCTTATTCAAGTCGCGAGAGAAGAACCTTTCTTGAAGGTGTTCTATTAGTGGGGTGCTTGGTTATTGACAAGGTTGTTGACTCTTTTTCTTCTCGACATTTCCTTTTCTATTCGAGGAGGATTGGTATGAGAATGAGATCAGCTCTAATGATGGCAGTCTATGAAAAACAGCTCAAGCTCTCAAGTTTAGGAAGGCATAGGCACTCAACTGGAGAGATAGTGAACTACATTGCTGTGGATGCTTACCGAATGGGAGAATCTCCGATGTGGTTTCACAGCGCATGGGGCTTTGGCCTGCaaatatttttagctgttattgTTCTTTTCGGGGTTGTAGGACTTGGGGCAATTCCAGGTTTAGTACCCCTCGTTATCTGTGGGTTGCTGAATGTGCCATTTGCAAAGTTACTTCAGAAATGTCAGTCTGAATTTATGATTGCTCAAGATAAACGACTGAGGTGTATATCTGAGATTCTTAATAGTATGAAGATAATCAAGTTGCAATCCTGGGAAGAAAACTTCAAGAACTCAATTGGCTTGCATCGGGAGAATGAATTTAAGTGGTTGGCTGAAATTCAGATTAAGAAGGCTTATGGCACTTTACTGTATTGGATGTCCCCAACTATCGTCTCGTGTGTCATCTTTTTGGGGCTTGTCCTTTTGGGGAGTGCCCCATTTGATGCTGCTACGATTTTCACTGTGTTGGCGGCATTGAGGTGCATGTCAGAACCTGTTAGAATGATACCCGAGGCTCTTTCAGCTTTGATTCAAGTCAAAGTTTCTTTTGATAGGATCAATAGTTTCCTACTTGAAGATGAGATCAAACCAGAGGATGTAATGACATCTTCTATGGGGGATTCAGATCATAGTGTTTGTATAGTAGGTGGTCATTTCACCTGGGATCCGCAGTCGCCTGATGCATtgcttaaaaatttaaattttcaagcaaaaagaggACAGAAGATTGCAGTTTGTGGGCCAGTTGGAGCTGGGAAATCATCGCTTCTATATGCCATACTTGGAGAAATACCAAAAACCGCAGGAACA GTACATGTATTTGGATCCATCGCTTATGTCTCTCAAACTGCTTGGATCCAGAGTGGAACTCTCCGTGATAATATACTGTTTGGGAGGTCAATGGACGAAAACAAGTATCAAGAGGCGGTTAAGGTATCTGCTCTAGACAAAGATATTGACAGTTTCGCCTATGGTGACCTCACGGAGATAGGTCAGCGAGGGCTCAATATGAGCGGAGGACAGAAGCAGAGGATTCAACTTGCTCGAGCTGTTTATAGTGATGCTGATATTTATATTCTTGATGATCCTTTTAGCGCTGTAGATGCACATACAGCATCAACTCTTTTTAAT GACTGTGTTAtgactgctctgaagaataaaaCAGTCATTCTTGTTACTCATCAAGTGGAGTTCCTCTCCGAGGTTGACCAAATTCTG GTAATGGAGAGCGGGCAAATTACTCAATCAGGAAGTTATAATGAGCTATTGATGTCTGGGATGGCGTTTGAACAGCTTGTGAATGCTCACATAAATGTTGTAGCTGGACTTGATCCTCTGGCCTATAAAGACGAACATGAACCTTATACAGGACATAGAAATGAACCAGAAGAGACTGAGAAGCCTTACATTGTAAAAGAAAACAGCCAAAAAGAGGTTTCCTTAAAGCCGGGAATACAATTGACAGAGGAGGAAGAAAAGGAAACTGAAACTTATATGTGGAAGCTCTTCCTAGATTATGTTGTAATCTCTAAAGGATCACTCTTCCTTTGTTGCAACATACTTACGCAGGCCGGCTTCGTTGCTTTTCAGGCTGCTGCAAGTTACTGGATTGCAATTgcaattcaaactcctaaatttagCCATCTCATGGTTATTGGTGTCTATACTTTAATATCACTAGTTAGTGCATTTTTTGTGTATCTCAGATCTCTATTTGCAGCTCTCCTTGGTTTAAAAGCTTCTAAAGCCTTTTTTTCTGGTTTCACGGATTCCATTTTCAGTGCTCCCATGCTGTTCTTCGACTCTACTCCAGTTGGGCGGATATTGATCCGA GCTTCGTCAGATTTGAGTGTATTAGATTTTGACATGCCATTCTCCTATGCGTATGTGATGGCTGCTGGAATAGAATTGCTTGCAATAATCGGCATTATGGCCTCAGTGACATGGCAGGTTCTCCTTGTGGGCATTGTTGCTACAGTCGGCTCAAAATATGTCCAG GAACATTATCAACCCTCTGCCAAGGAGCTGATGAGGATCAACGGGACAACAAAGGCTCCTGTTATGAATTATGCAACTGAGACATCACTTGGAGTTGCCACAATAAGAGCATTTGGAGCAGTCGACAGATTCTTCCAAAACTACCTAAAACTTGTCGATGCAGATGCAAAAGTCTTTTTCTGCTCCAATGGAGCAATGGAGTGGTTAGTTTTTAGAACTGAAGCACTTCAAAACCTCACCCTATTCACTGCTGCTTTTCTCCTAGTTTCGATCCCGAAGGGTTTTGTCTCTACAG GTCTTATCGGACTTTCTCTTTCTTATGCGTTGGTACTTACCAATACTCAAGTTTTCTTAAGCCGATGGTATAGCAGCTTAGCTAACTATGTGATTTCGGCTGAAAGGATCAAACAGTTCATGCATATACCTCCCGAGCCTCCAGCAATTGTGGAAGAGAATAGGCCACCATCTTCTTGGCCTACCAACGGTAGAATAGAATTGTTAGATCTAAAG ATCAGATATCGTCCAAATTCTCCGTTAGTTCTCAAAGGGATAACTTGCACTTTCAGCGAGGGTACTAGAGTAGGAGTAGTAGGAAGGACAGGAAGTGGCAAAACAACACTTATAAGCGCTCTATTTCGCCTAGTAGAGCCTTACAGTGGGCAAGTTATCATAGACGGTATTAACGTTTGTTCTATAGGTCTCAAGGATTTAAGGTCAAAACTTAGCATCATCCCTCAAGAACCAACACTTTTCAAGGGGAGCATTCGAACGAATTTGGACCCTTTAGGCCTCTACTCTGATGATGAGATATGGAAG GCTCTAGAGAAATGCCAGCTTAAGGCTACCATTAGTACACTGCCAAACTTGCTAGACTCCTCTG TGAGTGATGAAGGCGGAAATTGGAGTATGGGGCAAAGACAGCTCTTCTGTTTAGGCAGGGTCCTTTTGAGGAGGAACAAAATTCTAGTATTGGATGAAGCAACTGCCTCTATCGACTCGGCCACTGATGCCATTCTGCAAAGAATTATTAGAGAAGAATTCTCAAACTGCACAGTATTAACTGTTGCTCACCGAGTTCCTACTGTCATAGACAGCGATATGGTCATGGTCCTCTCTTTTG GGGAACTTGTGGAGTATGATCAGCCCTCAAAACTCATGCAAACCAATTCATCTTTTGCTAAACTTGTTGCTGAGTATTGGTCCAGCTGCAGAAGGAGTTCTCTTCAGAAAATGGATAGCTACATTAGCTAG
- the LOC107818955 gene encoding ABC transporter C family member 8 isoform X2 codes for MASPHAVQLGEFLWICGGEFNWGSLCIHRAIVDALNLLLVFLFLLVLLVSSMRKIRIFCGYRKDWKTLGISVCCAVVSIVYFGLGLWELTSSKDGGVSQLSWLQYVVHGLIWISLTVSLLVQGSKWIQILISAWWIIFFVLISTLNIEVSIKTHSIPALEVVTWLVSFLIFLSALSTFYHIFSQSYSKQNLLEPLLVDQPDHNQISISQDSLFSKLSFSWVNGLLRLGNSKTLALEDIPCLGSEDEAILAYEQLSREWQALRREKHQNNSENLLIKAIARVYWKQMVIAGALVLLRIFAVVIAPLMLYAFVAYSSRERRTFLEGVLLVGCLVIDKVVDSFSSRHFLFYSRRIGMRMRSALMMAVYEKQLKLSSLGRHRHSTGEIVNYIAVDAYRMGESPMWFHSAWGFGLQIFLAVIVLFGVVGLGAIPGLVPLVICGLLNVPFAKLLQKCQSEFMIAQDKRLRCISEILNSMKIIKLQSWEENFKNSIGLHRENEFKWLAEIQIKKAYGTLLYWMSPTIVSCVIFLGLVLLGSAPFDAATIFTVLAALRCMSEPVRMIPEALSALIQVKVSFDRINSFLLEDEIKPEDVMTSSMGDSDHSVCIVGGHFTWDPQSPDALLKNLNFQAKRGQKIAVCGPVGAGKSSLLYAILGEIPKTAGTVHVFGSIAYVSQTAWIQSGTLRDNILFGRSMDENKYQEAVKVSALDKDIDSFAYGDLTEIGQRGLNMSGGQKQRIQLARAVYSDADIYILDDPFSAVDAHTASTLFNDCVMTALKNKTVILVTHQVEFLSEVDQILVMESGQITQSGSYNELLMSGMAFEQLVNAHINVVAGLDPLAYKDEHEPYTGHRNEPEETEKPYIVKENSQKEVSLKPGIQLTEEEEKETETYMWKLFLDYVVISKGSLFLCCNILTQAGFVAFQAAASYWIAIAIQTPKFSHLMVIGVYTLISLVSAFFVYLRSLFAALLGLKASKAFFSGFTDSIFSAPMLFFDSTPVGRILIRASSDLSVLDFDMPFSYAYVMAAGIELLAIIGIMASVTWQVLLVGIVATVGSKYVQEHYQPSAKELMRINGTTKAPVMNYATETSLGVATIRAFGAVDRFFQNYLKLVDADAKVFFCSNGAMEWLVFRTEALQNLTLFTAAFLLVSIPKGFVSTGLIGLSLSYALVLTNTQVFLSRWYSSLANYVISAERIKQFMHIPPEPPAIVEENRPPSSWPTNGRIELLDLKIRYRPNSPLVLKGITCTFSEGTRVGVVGRTGSGKTTLISALFRLVEPYSGQVIIDGINVCSIGLKDLRSKLSIIPQEPTLFKGSIRTNLDPLGLYSDDEIWKALEKCQLKATISTLPNLLDSSVSDEGGNWSMGQRQLFCLGRVLLRRNKILVLDEATASIDSATDAILQRIIREEFSNCTVLTVAHRVPTVIDSDMVMVLSFGELVEYDQPSKLMQTNSSFAKLVAEYWSSCRRSSLQKMDSYIS; via the exons CATTGCTTGTTCAAGGATCCAAATGGATCCAAATCTTGATATCAGCTTGGTGGATCATTTTCTTTGTGTTGATTTCCACTCTCAATATTGAAGTTTCCATAAAAACACACAGCATCCCGGCTCTAGAAGTGGTGACATGGCTAGTGTCTTTCTTGATTTTCCTTTCTGCCTTAAGCACCTTTTATCACATCTTTTCTCAATCCTATTCAAAACAGAATTTGTTAGAACCTCTACTAGTTGATCAACCTGATCACAACCAAATTAGTATAAGCCAGGATAGTCTTTTTAGCAAGTTGTCATTTTCTTGGGTTAATGGTTTGCTTCGCTTGGGAAACTCAAAAACATTAGCTCTTGAAGACATTCCTTGTCTAGGATCTGAGGATGAAGCGATCTTAGCATACGAGCAACTTTCTCGTGAGTGGCAAGCACTCCGAAGGGAGAAGCATCAAAACAATTCAGAAAACTTACTCATTAAGGCCATAGCAAGAGTTTACTGGAAACAAATGGTTATTGCTGGAGCATTAGTACTTCTCAGGATTTTTGCTGTTGTAATTGCTCCTTTAATGCTATATGCATTTGTGGCTTATTCAAGTCGCGAGAGAAGAACCTTTCTTGAAGGTGTTCTATTAGTGGGGTGCTTGGTTATTGACAAGGTTGTTGACTCTTTTTCTTCTCGACATTTCCTTTTCTATTCGAGGAGGATTGGTATGAGAATGAGATCAGCTCTAATGATGGCAGTCTATGAAAAACAGCTCAAGCTCTCAAGTTTAGGAAGGCATAGGCACTCAACTGGAGAGATAGTGAACTACATTGCTGTGGATGCTTACCGAATGGGAGAATCTCCGATGTGGTTTCACAGCGCATGGGGCTTTGGCCTGCaaatatttttagctgttattgTTCTTTTCGGGGTTGTAGGACTTGGGGCAATTCCAGGTTTAGTACCCCTCGTTATCTGTGGGTTGCTGAATGTGCCATTTGCAAAGTTACTTCAGAAATGTCAGTCTGAATTTATGATTGCTCAAGATAAACGACTGAGGTGTATATCTGAGATTCTTAATAGTATGAAGATAATCAAGTTGCAATCCTGGGAAGAAAACTTCAAGAACTCAATTGGCTTGCATCGGGAGAATGAATTTAAGTGGTTGGCTGAAATTCAGATTAAGAAGGCTTATGGCACTTTACTGTATTGGATGTCCCCAACTATCGTCTCGTGTGTCATCTTTTTGGGGCTTGTCCTTTTGGGGAGTGCCCCATTTGATGCTGCTACGATTTTCACTGTGTTGGCGGCATTGAGGTGCATGTCAGAACCTGTTAGAATGATACCCGAGGCTCTTTCAGCTTTGATTCAAGTCAAAGTTTCTTTTGATAGGATCAATAGTTTCCTACTTGAAGATGAGATCAAACCAGAGGATGTAATGACATCTTCTATGGGGGATTCAGATCATAGTGTTTGTATAGTAGGTGGTCATTTCACCTGGGATCCGCAGTCGCCTGATGCATtgcttaaaaatttaaattttcaagcaaaaagaggACAGAAGATTGCAGTTTGTGGGCCAGTTGGAGCTGGGAAATCATCGCTTCTATATGCCATACTTGGAGAAATACCAAAAACCGCAGGAACA GTACATGTATTTGGATCCATCGCTTATGTCTCTCAAACTGCTTGGATCCAGAGTGGAACTCTCCGTGATAATATACTGTTTGGGAGGTCAATGGACGAAAACAAGTATCAAGAGGCGGTTAAGGTATCTGCTCTAGACAAAGATATTGACAGTTTCGCCTATGGTGACCTCACGGAGATAGGTCAGCGAGGGCTCAATATGAGCGGAGGACAGAAGCAGAGGATTCAACTTGCTCGAGCTGTTTATAGTGATGCTGATATTTATATTCTTGATGATCCTTTTAGCGCTGTAGATGCACATACAGCATCAACTCTTTTTAAT GACTGTGTTAtgactgctctgaagaataaaaCAGTCATTCTTGTTACTCATCAAGTGGAGTTCCTCTCCGAGGTTGACCAAATTCTG GTAATGGAGAGCGGGCAAATTACTCAATCAGGAAGTTATAATGAGCTATTGATGTCTGGGATGGCGTTTGAACAGCTTGTGAATGCTCACATAAATGTTGTAGCTGGACTTGATCCTCTGGCCTATAAAGACGAACATGAACCTTATACAGGACATAGAAATGAACCAGAAGAGACTGAGAAGCCTTACATTGTAAAAGAAAACAGCCAAAAAGAGGTTTCCTTAAAGCCGGGAATACAATTGACAGAGGAGGAAGAAAAGGAAACTGAAACTTATATGTGGAAGCTCTTCCTAGATTATGTTGTAATCTCTAAAGGATCACTCTTCCTTTGTTGCAACATACTTACGCAGGCCGGCTTCGTTGCTTTTCAGGCTGCTGCAAGTTACTGGATTGCAATTgcaattcaaactcctaaatttagCCATCTCATGGTTATTGGTGTCTATACTTTAATATCACTAGTTAGTGCATTTTTTGTGTATCTCAGATCTCTATTTGCAGCTCTCCTTGGTTTAAAAGCTTCTAAAGCCTTTTTTTCTGGTTTCACGGATTCCATTTTCAGTGCTCCCATGCTGTTCTTCGACTCTACTCCAGTTGGGCGGATATTGATCCGA GCTTCGTCAGATTTGAGTGTATTAGATTTTGACATGCCATTCTCCTATGCGTATGTGATGGCTGCTGGAATAGAATTGCTTGCAATAATCGGCATTATGGCCTCAGTGACATGGCAGGTTCTCCTTGTGGGCATTGTTGCTACAGTCGGCTCAAAATATGTCCAG GAACATTATCAACCCTCTGCCAAGGAGCTGATGAGGATCAACGGGACAACAAAGGCTCCTGTTATGAATTATGCAACTGAGACATCACTTGGAGTTGCCACAATAAGAGCATTTGGAGCAGTCGACAGATTCTTCCAAAACTACCTAAAACTTGTCGATGCAGATGCAAAAGTCTTTTTCTGCTCCAATGGAGCAATGGAGTGGTTAGTTTTTAGAACTGAAGCACTTCAAAACCTCACCCTATTCACTGCTGCTTTTCTCCTAGTTTCGATCCCGAAGGGTTTTGTCTCTACAG GTCTTATCGGACTTTCTCTTTCTTATGCGTTGGTACTTACCAATACTCAAGTTTTCTTAAGCCGATGGTATAGCAGCTTAGCTAACTATGTGATTTCGGCTGAAAGGATCAAACAGTTCATGCATATACCTCCCGAGCCTCCAGCAATTGTGGAAGAGAATAGGCCACCATCTTCTTGGCCTACCAACGGTAGAATAGAATTGTTAGATCTAAAG ATCAGATATCGTCCAAATTCTCCGTTAGTTCTCAAAGGGATAACTTGCACTTTCAGCGAGGGTACTAGAGTAGGAGTAGTAGGAAGGACAGGAAGTGGCAAAACAACACTTATAAGCGCTCTATTTCGCCTAGTAGAGCCTTACAGTGGGCAAGTTATCATAGACGGTATTAACGTTTGTTCTATAGGTCTCAAGGATTTAAGGTCAAAACTTAGCATCATCCCTCAAGAACCAACACTTTTCAAGGGGAGCATTCGAACGAATTTGGACCCTTTAGGCCTCTACTCTGATGATGAGATATGGAAG GCTCTAGAGAAATGCCAGCTTAAGGCTACCATTAGTACACTGCCAAACTTGCTAGACTCCTCTG TGAGTGATGAAGGCGGAAATTGGAGTATGGGGCAAAGACAGCTCTTCTGTTTAGGCAGGGTCCTTTTGAGGAGGAACAAAATTCTAGTATTGGATGAAGCAACTGCCTCTATCGACTCGGCCACTGATGCCATTCTGCAAAGAATTATTAGAGAAGAATTCTCAAACTGCACAGTATTAACTGTTGCTCACCGAGTTCCTACTGTCATAGACAGCGATATGGTCATGGTCCTCTCTTTTG GGGAACTTGTGGAGTATGATCAGCCCTCAAAACTCATGCAAACCAATTCATCTTTTGCTAAACTTGTTGCTGAGTATTGGTCCAGCTGCAGAAGGAGTTCTCTTCAGAAAATGGATAGCTACATTAGCTAG